The Streptomyces sp. NBC_01351 genome contains the following window.
GAGTGCCGTCGGGTCCGAGGAACGCGCCGTCGGCCAGGCCGAAGCCGAACTCCGTGAATCCCAGCCTCAGTCCCTGTCCCAGCGCCTTGGTGTAGGCCTCCTTGAGGGTCCACAGCCGCAGCATCTCGGCGGCCTGCCGGTCCGGGGGCATCCGTTCGAGCTCGACGGCCTCTGCGGGGATGCACACGCGGTCCTTCAGCAGCTCGTAGGACATCCGGCGGCCGGCCGGTTCGACGTCCACGCCGATCCGGCCGATCCGGCTGATGCCGACGGCGATGAGGTCCTCGGTGTGGCTGAGGCTGAGGTCGATCTGACTCATGCCGCGGATGTACGGACGTCCACCGATCCGGTACGAGAGGTCGAGCGCGGCCGGCTCGGTCCGCAGGGCGGCGGCCGCCGTGTACTTGACGACCATGCGGGAGGTGACGAAGCGGTAGCGGACCGCCGCGTCGGGGGTGCGCCGGTAGCGCTGCCAGTCGCGGCCGAGCAGCGGGCGCAGCGAGGCGTCGGCGAGCGCGGCGGTCAGCCACTCCCCCCACGTCGCGTACACGACGACGCTGCCGCGCAGCTCCAGCCCCGCGGACACCTCTTCCCAGGGGCCGTCGGGTCCGGTGACGTGGACGGGCGGCGGCGCCGCCGTCAGGTTCGGCGCCGCCGGGTTCATGGGGGCCTGGTACATCCGGGCCGGGTACATCCGGGCCGGGTTCATCGGGGCCGGGTTCATCTGACGAGCTCCGTCCCGTCCAGGTCGTAGCTGCGGCCCGCGCGGTGGCGGCGGATCAGCTCGTCGAGCACCTGGGCGAGGCAGCCTTCGGGCAGGTCGGGCACGGCGATGCCGAGGCGGCTGCCGATCCGGGTGAGCGCGAGCACGGCCCAGGCGGGGTCGGCGAGGAAGGCGTCCGTGCCGTCCTGCGCCTCCCACATGCCGAGGACCGAGGCGGCCGCCAGGATCAGCGCGTACCGGTCGGCGAGCACCGCCACCCCGGGGCCGGCGAGCGTGGCCCGTGCCGCGGGCAGGGCCGCGCACCGGGTGCGCAGTTCGCGCAGCTCGCCCACGAATCCGTCGGCGAGTTCGGCGAGGGCGGCCATCTGGCCGCCGAACCGCAGGGCCGAGCCGAGCCGGTCGGCCGCGCCGACGAGGGTGGCTGCGAGGAAGTCGTCGCCCCCGGCGATGCCCAGCTGCCGGTAGTCCAGGGCGGGCAGCGCGGCCCCGCCGCCGAAGAGGCCGGGGGGCGGCTCGGGCATGCGGAACCAGGAGCGCTCGGCCAGGGAGCGCAGCTGGGGCACGATGACGGCCTGGCAGGCTGCGGTCCCGGCGTGTCCGAGGCCGGCCACCGGCAGGTCGCGGACCAGCTTGTCGAGGGCCCCGTACTGGGCGTCGCCGCGCACGTAGCCGTGGCCGCCGAGTACGCCGGCCAGCTCCTCCAGGTTCTCCCGGATCAGGTCCGGTACGACGTACTTGACGGCCGCGGCCAGCACGTTGACGTGCGCCGGCAGCAGGCTCAGGGCGCGCAGCGACACGGTGGCCATGCTGTCGGCGGCCAGCAGGTCGGCGAAGACCCCGGCGAGCGGCTTGTGCCAGCGGCGGGCCAGGGAGGCGGTGCGGCCTTCGGTGACGGCCCGTACGGCGGAGTGCAGGACGGTGTCCGCCGAGGCGACGGCGACGGAGGGGATCAGGCAGCGGTTGACCTGGAAGGTGCGCAGGGCCAGGGGCACGCCCTGGCCCTCCTCGCCGACCATGGCGTGCCCGGGCAGCGGGAAGCCGTCGAACTCCAGCCCGGAGAAGAGGCCTCCGCGCATGCCGTGCGTGGTGACGCGCGGCAGGTGGGTCAGCCGGCCGGTCGCGCGGGCGTCCGCTATCGCGTCGGAGTCGACCAGGAAGACCGAGTGGCTGCGCGGGCCGCGGGCCGGGGCGGTGCGCGCGTAGACCACGTACGCCTGGGACCGGGCGGCGTTGAGGATGACGTCCTTGCTGCCGCTGAGCCGGTAGCCCCCGGGCCCCGGCTCGGCGGTGAACTCGTCGCGCAGGATGCCGTTCGCGTGGGCCATCTCGTGGTGGACGATCGAGGCCCGGCCGCCGCCCAGGAGCACCCCCGCGAGCTCGGCGCGCTGCTGGGGGGTGCCTTCGGCCCACACCGGGGCGGAGGCGAACAGCGAGGTGATGCCGTACCCGAAGCCGAGGGCCACGTCGCGCCGGAACACGGGCCGCAGCACCTGCGCGAGGAGGTCGGCGCGGGTGAGCCGGCCGCCGTCCCCGGCGGGCAC
Protein-coding sequences here:
- a CDS encoding 4'-phosphopantetheinyl transferase family protein, with the translated sequence MNPAPMNPARMYPARMYQAPMNPAAPNLTAAPPPVHVTGPDGPWEEVSAGLELRGSVVVYATWGEWLTAALADASLRPLLGRDWQRYRRTPDAAVRYRFVTSRMVVKYTAAAALRTEPAALDLSYRIGGRPYIRGMSQIDLSLSHTEDLIAVGISRIGRIGVDVEPAGRRMSYELLKDRVCIPAEAVELERMPPDRQAAEMLRLWTLKEAYTKALGQGLRLGFTEFGFGLADGAFLGPDGTRAAGAGSWWFATHRVLGRYLLSTACSDTGLDTARDTAVDTMFDEGFMGAVEAELEAG
- a CDS encoding acyl-CoA dehydrogenase codes for the protein MTTSLAPAGLPAGPSVGSPVGPPPATRPQLGAPEAAARAARLEALLGDPHDPANRHGIAALAGADARRLPPAATEELLASAGLGAEFVPAGDGGRLTRADLLAQVLRPVFRRDVALGFGYGITSLFASAPVWAEGTPQQRAELAGVLLGGGRASIVHHEMAHANGILRDEFTAEPGPGGYRLSGSKDVILNAARSQAYVVYARTAPARGPRSHSVFLVDSDAIADARATGRLTHLPRVTTHGMRGGLFSGLEFDGFPLPGHAMVGEEGQGVPLALRTFQVNRCLIPSVAVASADTVLHSAVRAVTEGRTASLARRWHKPLAGVFADLLAADSMATVSLRALSLLPAHVNVLAAAVKYVVPDLIRENLEELAGVLGGHGYVRGDAQYGALDKLVRDLPVAGLGHAGTAACQAVIVPQLRSLAERSWFRMPEPPPGLFGGGAALPALDYRQLGIAGGDDFLAATLVGAADRLGSALRFGGQMAALAELADGFVGELRELRTRCAALPAARATLAGPGVAVLADRYALILAAASVLGMWEAQDGTDAFLADPAWAVLALTRIGSRLGIAVPDLPEGCLAQVLDELIRRHRAGRSYDLDGTELVR